The window AGCAGAACCTACTGTTGCCATTTGGCCGTACGCAGGCTCGATCCAGTACTTCAGGTCCTTCATATTGATCATCACACGGTAGTAACCGCTTGAAGGAACTGAGAGGTTGTCCTCATCCTGCTCAGCGAGGTCGCCGGGTGAACCTTTCTTCATACCCCAATCCTTGGCATTCAGCGGACCACCGGGCCACTCCTGCTGGTTCAGGATCTTGAATCCAAAGCCATCCACAGAGAGGTAGGAATAGGCATAGAAGTAATTGGCATCACGGGTATCCTGGATGAAGCGGACAGAGCGCGCAGGCTCCCATCCGGCAGGGCTTGAACCACCCACCAGGTAGAACTTCAACTCACGCAGGTATACCACATCATTTACGTATAGGGATGGCAGTGAGTAAGTGCCAGACTTGGCCACTACCCTCCACTTGAGGGCAACCGGTGAACCAAGGTCAGTGAAACCGGCACCGATCAGAGCTTCATTGAAATCAGCATAGGACCAGGTACGAACGGTATCGATTCCGTTCTTATTGGAAGCAGATGCCAGTACGGGTGCACTGAAACTTCCATCAGGCTTGATGAACTCGATGGTATAGGTAACCGGCTTGGAAGTACTGGAAGAATTGGATGTCTGCCATACAAACTTCACTGAGTCGGTAGTGCTGAAAGGATTGATCTCGATAGTAGAATTGGAACTTACCGGGCCATAAATAGCGAATGGTGAAACACCATCACCAAACCTGGTGATATCGATAAAGTTCACTTCGTTGGCCCTCACTTCCACATCACCGTTGTTGGCAATAACTGTCCATTGCAGGTCAGCGGTGGCCGCATCGGCAACTCCCTTTGATTTCAGGGCATCATCGATCTGCTTGTAGGTAAGGGTCAGCTTGGTATCCTTACCCTCATTATCTGAAGGGATGGACAAAATGGGCTGTTCAATAGAACCTGTACGCAGTGCAGCGATCCAGGTATAGGTAGGTGCAGTATTCAGACCCGGACGGGCAGCTGACCAGGTGATGGTCACTTTCTCATTCGGGGTAGCTGAATTCAAAGCCAGTTTGGCACCACTGGCAGGCGTCAACAGGGAGAAGGCATCCAGACCTTCACCTGAGCCATCTTTATCAAAATCATACTTCTTACAAGAAGTAATGATCAGGGCGGTACTTAATAAGGCCAGCAATATTTTTCTCATAACCATGATGTTTACTTGAATTGGGTAAATGGTACTTCAATAGCTCCTGTCTGGTGAGGCACATCACCACCTGTAGCATCCTTCACCTTTCCCTTGAAGGAGTAAGTGAATTTGGACAACTGGGTTCCGGCAGGAACGGTGAATGAATAAGTGGGGATGAAAGAGGCAGCCCACTTCTGGTTGCCCAGTGCCTTCAGGTTAAAGGACTTGGTGCCAATGGCAGCTCCTGCTGCATTGTAAAGGGTCACCTCCACTGTTTCGGGAGCCAGGCGCTGGTCATTTACTTCAGTGGCCAGGGTCTGGTCGAAGTTGAGCTGGATGGCATCATCCTTACCAACTTTTGCAGGGAACACCCTCATCATGGTTGGGGTGAACACCAGGGCATCGAACTTAAATGTCTTATAGTCCTTGGACTGTTTGGATCCATCCCTTGTCTTCACCAGGAAACCAAAGGTTCCCAACTGGGCGGGTGTCAGGCCGAAGATCTCTGTACCCACAAAAGTGAAGCGCCATTTATTGGGGCCGGCATTGGTCATCTTGGCGGCAACACTTGAATTACCCCAGGAGCCATTCACAATACCATCCTTCTTTGGCTTGGCCGGATCATTATCCCTGGCATCAGGGTTACTGAAGATCCAGATAAAACATTCTGCTTCACCTGCCACGCCTTCACCGGTAACATCTACTTCAATGGTTACCTGGTCAACAGGGGTAAACACCGAAGGAGTGAACTTCGGGTTCTGGGCCTTTGCCAGCGAAACGCTGAACAAGGCAGCCATGAATACAACTAAATATTTCAAGGTTTTCATTGTAATGCTTTTACTGTTTGGTGAACACATATTCGTAGGTCATGGTTACTTTGCCTGACTCGGCGTTCACCCTGTCGACCTTCAACTTAAAACTGGGGCTGAACGCGCTGGGATAGGATCCGAACTTGGCCTTCAGGGTATCGGTACCCTGGATGAAATGAACCTGACTGGGTGCAGCAATATTATCCACCTCCCATTTGCCGGAAGCGAAGGGAATGATCTTCGGGGAATTTCCGGGAGTGGTTGTGAAATCAGTAGGTGCATTGGACGCACTGTTCAGTTTTAACTTGAACTCAGAGTAAGGAAAATCAGAAGTGATGTCCTTGCTGATGTAAGGGGAGTTTTTGATCCCAGCTTCCTCGTCGGTCTGCTTGGCACTCACCAATACCCAGTCACCGGTAAGGGCGGGGATATTTCCCAAAAAGCTCTCTTCATCGATGATCGGGCCGAATTTCTCCGGCTTACAGGCTGCCATGTTCAACAGCAGGCCTGCGCATATAATTAAGCTTAACTTTTTCATATCAATGTCTTTTTAAGATTAGTTACAACCTCCTTCAGGATTCCTTACGAATTCTGTGTTAGAGGCCATTTCACCTTGCGGGAACTGGATGGCCAGACCAGGACAGTTCCAACGGGCACCGCGACCATCAACATTCTGGCCGGTCAATGCACCGATGCGTTTGATCTCCTGGATACGGTTGCCTTCACCCACCATTTCAATGAAACGCTGCTCGCGTGCTACACGGATCACATCTGCAGCCGCAGCATTGGTGGGAAGGTTGCGGCTGGTATTGCCATATGCCCTTTCCAGGATATCATTCACATCCTGGATGGCTGTTGCAAGGGCAGCACCGCCTGCAGCAGCACCGGCTTCAGCCCTGATGAGCTTCAGTTCGGTCACATGCAGTACCGGCAATTCAAAGACATCACTGTTATACTTAGTGATCACATTGATCCCTGCCTGAAGTGTATTGCTTACAAATATCGCACGCTTATCACCGGTATTGGCCACCTTGTTGAACGTTTCGTTATTAACGAACAGGGTTGGCCTGCGGGTGTCACTCCTGAACTGGTCGCGCAGACCATTTCCAAGACTACCCTGGGGATTGTTTTGCTGTGCAGAGATCAGGAGGATCGCTTCCTTGTTCTTGCCAACGGAGAAACGGGTGGTAAATGCTGTATCAGACTTTACGAACTGGTAAGGCTTGGCTCCGCTTAAGGCATCATTGGCCGCAGCGTACGCTTCAGCAAATTTGTTCATCTGGAAATAAACCTTGGCCAGCAGGGCGTTTGCAGCATCCTTAGAGGCAACAGTAGTGGCTCCTGATGAAAGCTTTGCAGCCGCATCGTTCAGGTCGGCAATGATCTGGTTGTACACTTCCTGTACACTCGCACGGTTAGCGATATTAACATCTGAGCTAATGCGCACGGGTACGCCAAGATGACTATTGTCCGGAGTAAAGCCATAGGGTTGGGCATAGAGGCGAACCAGTTCGAAATGCACCATGGCACGGATGAACTTGGCTTCCCCTTCGATCTGATCCTTGGCTGCACTAGCCTTATCGAGGTTGGCCAGCACCTTGTTCATGTTGGCCACGATACGGTAACTGTTGGAATAAAAGTCATTCTTATATGCACCGAAGATGGAAGTACGACGGCCATAGATCTCACCAAAGTCTTCGGTGAGCAGGGTTCCGTCCAGTTCATCACTCAACAGTTCGCTGATGACTACGGTCCTTCCGCCGTAGAAGGTTTCACTTCCAAGGGTAATGTAAGCACCATTCACTACACGCTGCAGTCCGGCTTCATCCTTCAGTGCTTCTTCTTCCAGGATCTGGCCCTGTGGTGGGCGATCGAGATACTTTGAACATGATACACCAGCGATGGCAGTGGCCAGCAGCAGTGCAGCACCAATTCTATATGAACGCAATTTCATTGCAAATCTTTTTTGTTGTTAGAAAGTAATGTTCAATCCGAATGTTACTGACTTCTGCTGGGGAGGAGTCAGGTAAGTTACGTTGGGGCTCAGGTTACGGTCCTGCGGATTCTCAAAGTCACGGGCGATCTCAGGATCTCCACCGGGATACTTTGACCAGGTCAGGAGGTTCATACCGGTGACGAAGAAACGTGCACGATTGATCTTGATCCTGGAAAGCAATGTTGCAGGCAGGTTGTAAGCCAGGGTCAGCTCCCTCATACGCAGGAATGACGCATCATACAGGAACAGGGTTGAGTTGTACTGCCATTCGCTGGACAAACCATAATAGGTATCTGGACGCATGGTCAGGCGGGGGAAGGTAGCCACATCACCCGGGTTGCGCCATCTATCAGCGATATCTGTACGGATATTCCAGTCAGTTACAATACCGAGTTGGCGCTTGGCACTACCATCATAGATGTTACCTCCGATGGTGTAAGTGAACAAGCCGGACAATTCAAATCCCTTATATGCGAAGAAAGTATTGAAACCACCTACATAGTCAGGAATCACAGAACCTACAGGAACACGGTTGTTCAGGCTGAAGGTCTTGGTCAACTTTCCGTTGATGTCAACCCAGATAGGCAATCCGTCATTCTCATCCACACCATGGAATCGTACCAGGTAGTTGGTACCTACAGGGTATCCTACTGCGATACGGGTATCGTTGGTACCACCACTGATCGCATCGGCACTCAGGTTACCCAGGTCCTTTACTTCATTGTAGTTCTTGGAAATATTACCACCCACACTCCATTCGAAATCCTTGTTCTTGATGATCTTGGCATTCAGGGTCAGTTCCACACCCTCGTTCACGATCAGTGAATTATCGAGGTTCCTCCAGCCATTATTGAAGCCGGTGGAAGGCGACAGACCCGCATCCAGCAATACATCTGTGGTAGAACGGTTATAGTAGGAAAGTTCACCGGTTACACGGTTATTAAGCACGGCAAACTCGATGCCTGCATCGAAGTTGAAGATCTTCTCCCAACGCAGGTCAGGGTTACCGATGCGGTCGAGGTAATAGGTCTGGCCACCAACATAGGGGCTACCACCATTATAAGCAGTGTAGTAACGACCTGCCGGGATATTGGAGTTACCCATGATACCCGCACTGGCCCTTACTTTCAGGAAGTTCAGCCAATCGATGTTCTTGAAATACTCGTCTTCTGTCAGGGTATAGCCAATAGCTGCTGAGGGGAAGAAACCGTACTTGTTGTTGGAACCGAAACGGGAAGAACCATCGATACGTGCAGTGAACTGCAGGAACAGCTTGTTCTTGTAGCTATAGTTGATACGACCGAAGAAGGAGTTAAAGGTGAAGGCATTGAACTCGGTAGTGTCCATCAGGTTGTTCTTGGCGAAACTATCCCTGGTATCCTGCCATACACTCTTGTTCTTATAATAAGGCTCATTCAGTTCACGGCCGAAATCGGTATTGTAGGATTTAGAATAAGACTCCTGCACTTCAGTACCTACGAGGAAGTTGAAGCTGTTGTCCGTATTCATGTCCCAACGATAATTAGCGGTCAGGTTGGCATTCAGGTTGGTTGTCCAGATCGGGCTCCTTCTGGCAAAACCCAGTCCACTGGTACTGTTGCGGATCTTGGCAGATTCAAACCTGTCTTCCATACCGATCATATAGTCAATGTTACCATTGGCTTTGATGGTAAGGTTCTTGATCGGTGTGTACTCCAGCACCAATCCACCCAGCAGGCGGTCATCACGGTTGATCCAGGTGTTCTCCACCATGCGTGCATAAGGGTTAGCACCATCCAGCCAGTAGCTGCCATCTTCCTTGTAAACAGGATAGATCGGCAAGGCAGTACTCATGGCATCACCCAGGCCACCAGACCATGCTGCAGGTACACGCTTGTTCACACCACGGTTCCAGCCACTGGTAAGGGCGGCCTTGAACTTATCGCTGAACTTATAATCGAGGTTTACGCGCAGACCATAACGGGTAAAGGAGTTACCCATGATATAGCTTTGGTTATCGCTATAGGTAGCACCAACATAGGCCTTCATCTTCTTGCCACCGGTATTCATGCTGAGGTTATGCTCATTGATGAAACCATCGCGGGTCAGCAGGTCCCACCAGTCAGTATTGGTTTGCGCAGCCTTGTCCCAGGTAATACCGGCAGGGAGCGGGGCAAGACCAGAGTTGCCATCATTCTGCCAAGCTTCCTGGCGAAGGGCCAGCCACTCTTCGTTGTTCGCGAACTTGGGACGGTTGGCATAGGTAGAGATACCGATACGGTTGTTGTAGTTGAAACTGGGCTTGCCAGATTTACCACGCTTGGTCGTGACCAGGATCACACCGTTGGCACCGCGGCTACCATAGATACCGGCAGCTGCTGCATCCTTCAGCACTTCTACCGACTCGATATCTGAAGGGTTGATGGATGCAAGTGGGTTCTGGTTCATGGCACCACTGTTACCACGCAGGAAAGGATCCTGGGTAATGGGAATACCATCCACTACATAGAGCGGGTCACCACCGGCACTGATGGAGTTGATACCACGTACACGTACAACCGAACCGGAACCGGCCAGACCACTACCCTGTACTACCTGAACACCAGCGGCACGGCCCTGGAGGGCAGCTTCAAAACTGGGGGCAGGAATGGAGTTGATCTTGTCGGAACTAACCTTGGCAATGGAGCCGGTCACTTCGCGCTTGCGCTGTGTACCGTAACCAATCACCACTACCTCCCCCATCTGGGATTGGTCATTCTGCATGGTTAGGGTAATGGTGTTTTTTTCACCCACCTTCATCTCCTGCCTGGTGAAACCAACAGAAGAGAAAACCAACACTGCATTGTTATCCGGAACCTGGATGGAGAAGCTGCCATCCGCAGTAGTAGACACCCCGGCTCGAGTGCCCTTAACGATCACCGACACTCCTGAGAGTGGGGTACCGTCCTTGTCAGTAACCTTTCCCGAGATGGTTCTGACCTGTGCAAAAACGCCCTGCTGCATTGTCAATAGTAACAACGGCAAGGCAATCGTAAGCAGTAGACGTTTCAGGGACATAATCAATAATTGTTGCGTTATATAAAAATCTTAGTGATTTCCCGATTATGCGTACTAAATACACATTAGCAATGTGTAAAAAGTACGCAATTATAGATATTATTTTCTTATTTGTTAAATAATCCTGAACTTTTTTACTAATTAAATTTTTTTCTGAATTGCCCTACTGTATTGGGTTTAACCCCGATTAATGGGGGCGGGTAAGAACTTAAACAATATCCTCTGGTCCTTCCTGCAAAATCTCCGGGCGGGTAATTTCCTTGTCCAACTGGTATGTAATAAGACAGCTTGAAAGGGTTAATTGCTGCAAATTCCCTGCTGAACGATCAACTTACTTTCTTGGCCTTCTTCCCAAACTTGGCGGCATTGAACTTGTACAATTTACCCGGACGGTGGGGAACATCCTGCTCCAGTTCATCCAGGTCCACCAGCCAGTCCATCATGAAGAACTTCTTCCTGAAATTCCTCCTGTCGAGTTTGGTGTTCAATATCGCTTCATAAAGGCTTTGTAATTCGCGCAGGGAAAACTTCTTGGGCAGCAGGTTGAATACCACAGGATGGTCCAGCACTTTTTCCCTCAGCCGTTCCAGGCAGGTATCCAGGATCCCCTTGTGGTCGAATGCCATCTCGGTGATGTCCTTTACCGGGTGCCAGTGCAGTTCGTTATCAGACAATTTCAATTGATAGTCCTTGATATTCACCAGCGAAAAATAGGCAGTAGTAATTACCCTTCCTGCCGGGTGACGGTCCACCTTTCCAAATGTGTGAACCTGCTCCAGGTAAACATCATCCAGTCCTGTCCTTTCCTTCAATATCCTGTAGGATGCACTGTCAATGTCTTCATTGGGTTTCACAAGGTCACCCAACAAGGACCATTTGCCCTTGAACTCCTTGATATTACACTTGATCACAAGGACCTTCAACTCATTATCCTCAAAGCCGAGGATAACACAGTCAACGGACAGGGCTATGCGGAAATAGTCCTTGTCGCTCAGCTCTCCAAAATGGCTGAACCTGGAGATGTTTTTCATGCAGCGATCGTTATAAGGGTTTCGAAGGCGCCAAAAATAACAGATTGTCTTCTTATGGCACCAACAGTTTCAGTACTTTTCTATGGCCATTCACCTGTAACTGGAGCAGGTAAGTACCCTGCTTCAGGCGGCTGATGGTAGCTGCACCCAGGCTGGCATTGTGTATGCCCTTCGCCCTGAATCCAAGCCCCCTTTCCTCCAGCAGCCTTCCACTCATGTCAAACAAACGCATTACCACCTGCCCGCTTTCCGGGATCGCAAACTTCAATTGGGAGTTGGCCACCAGCGGGTTGGGTATCACCTGCAGCTGGATATCTGTGGTATTGTTCAGATCGATCACCGGTGTGGGAGGTGAGGTATTCATGTTCCTGTCCACATAAACGCGGTACTCACCGGCATTCAAGCCAATGGTTTGCTGTGCGCCGGTTGCAGAGATGGTATTCCCTGTCAGCAGTTCAAACCAGGTACCGGAATGCTGGAAGGTAACCGCCGCAGAGGTGGAGCCCAGTCCAAAATTCCCGATGATCAGCAGGTTCGATGTATCTGTACTCAACTTCAGGATCTTCACTGCACCTGAAAGGTCTGGCGTTACCCTGTCCGACATAAACAAAGCCTTGTAAAAGGGATGGTTCCTCAAACCCAGCATGGTCTTATACACCTCACGCACCCTGATCCTGTTGGGTTGGGTATAATAATCCCAACGGATCGGCTTGGCATCTGTACGACAGTCATTGTTGACCGTTCCGTTTGAACAATAATTAATGGAATAGTCGTATCCCAACTCACCAAACTGCCAGATCAATTTGGGTCCGGGCATGCCCAGCAGGAAGGCTGCGGCCATTTCATTCCTTTTCAATGCTGTGGCCTCATCGCGGATATTATACCCAGCAGCCGACAAACCTTCGTTTTCACACTTCACCATGGAGCGTTCTTCATCATGGCTTTCCATGTAACTGATCAGGTGGGGTTGGTTCCAGCCACGAAGGGTATGCAAAGCCCACTGGAAATTGGAATTGCCTACCGCGCCTTTTGCTGCTTCGGTGAAATTGTAATTCATGTTGCCCCACAGCATCATACCATAATCTGACAGTTCCTTTTCCTCCTGGTTCACACCAAGGTGTTCAAGGATCACATAGGATCCATTTGACTTCAATTGCAAGGTATCATAATAGGCTTTCCAGATCCTTACCCTGCTGGCATCGTAGGCGCTCCAGTTGTCCACATTACAATTGTTCCCGTTGATATCGCAGGTATTGTTTTGGGTAAAGCCTTTCGAAAGGTCGAAGCGGAATCCGTCAAGCTTGTATTCCTGCAGCCAGAACTCCACCACCCTGCTGAAGAAGCGTTTGGTGTCGGCACTTTCATGGTTCATGTCATACCCCACATTAAAGGCATGCTTGGCAATGGGGTTGTACCAGGGGCTTTCAGCAGTTGGCCTGTTCAGGTTCTTATCCCAATACAATTGCACCATCGGGCTCTGGCCAAAGGAATGGTTCAGCACCATATCCATGATCACGGCAATGCCGTTCTTATGGCACTCATCCACGAATGCCTTCAGGCTGTTCTTGTTGCCATAGTATTTGTCGGGTGCGAAATAGTAGGAAGGATTATAGCCCCAGCTCAGGTTGCCTTCAAACTCATTGAAGGGCATCACATGAATGGCATTCACCCCAAGGGATTTGAAATAGCCGATGGAATCCTTCATGGTCTTCCAATCATGTTTCTCAATAAAATCACGCAGTAACACTTCGTAAATGATCAGGCTCCGCTTATCGGGACGCTGGAAACTGTTCACCTGCCAGTTATAGGCTTCCTGCCTGGTTTGCAATACACTCACGATCCCCGTGGTCTTGCCTGCCGGGTAAGGCTTGAGGTTGGGATAAGTTGAAGCCGGGATGAACTGGTCGTTGAAGGGATCCAACACTTTCTCGGTGTAAGGATCGCCAATGCGCAGGTCACCATTCACCAGGTATTGGAAACCATATTCCACCCCTGGCGCAAGTCCTGTAAGCCTGAACCAGTAATGCTTTCCATCAGGGGTCTTGTTCATCTGGAAAGAAGCTGATTCCCTCCAGTCATTGAAGTCGCCGAGAAGGTTCACCCTATCCTTGTTTGGTGCATACAAAACAAGGATGGCAGACGTATCTCCTTGTTCATAATTGATACCCTCCTTCACGCCAGCCGGAAGGGGTAATACTGTGTTGGAAGGGGCTATGAATATCTTGAAAGTATCACCGGCAATCGTGCTGCCATCGTTGGCATTGGCAACAAAAACCTGCTCTCCTGGTGCAGCAATGGCTGCATTGGCCTGGATGCTGGTAGCATTGGCACTGGCTTGTAGCTCAGTCCCATTCAGCTTCAGGGCAAGGGCAGCAGATTTGCTGCTAACGGCTGATAAGGCAATATTGGAACCTACCGATGCTGTGATCGGAAGCACATAGGGATTGAACCGGGGCTCTGATTCCGGAGAAGTAAAGCGAATAGCATTGGCACCGGCAGGGTAAATGGTCCAGTACATATTGCCCTGGTCAACACTCAGGTCTGAGCATTTTCCCTCGAGTGCTGCACCTCCCGGATTATAACTCCTGAAAACAAAAGCGATCTTACGAATGGCCTCACCTGCAGGAACGCCATAGTAGGCGCGTACGCCACTGATCTTGTATTCGTATTTATTGTTGCCCAGGGAACGCAAACGGTCATTGGGATTATTGGTATTCCAGTTCTGCTTCACATATTTCCAGTCACCGGGACCAGTGCTCCGGTCGGTAATCACACCAGTGTGGATATACACATCGCCCCCAAAGTTGAAGAGGCCCTTATTACCTTTTGATGCATCAAATACAATGGTGATCTCATCACTCTCCGTTGGGAAAGCCGGGGAAACAGTGATCAATTGCGCCTGGCCAAGCAGGAAAAGCAGGCAGGCAAAAAGCAGTAGGCCGAGTTTTCTCATGACAAACAATCCAATAATGTGTTAAAAATACACATTAATGCCAACTGGACAAGTTTTGTTGAGGATTTTAATGCCCTGCCCTGCCCCGCTGTTCATCCAATGCCCATTGCAGCTAACTTTACAGGCCAATACAGACTTATGTATAACGCTAACGAAACGCATCATTTACAACAACTTACCCATACATTACTGAAGGAATTACCCACTATCCCGGAGAAGGAGATCGAAGGCCTGAGGGATGTACTCCGCTTCCATGAATACCGGTATTATGTGCTGGATGAACCGATGATTGCGGACTATGAATACGACCAGCTCTATAAGGCCCTTGAAAGGCTGGAAAAAGATTCCCCGGGACGCATTACCCCAGATAGCCCGACCCAAAGGGTGGCCAGGGGACTTAATCCCTCCTTCCCTACTGTAGACCACCTGGTGCCGATGTTGTCGCTGGACAACAGTTATAACGCGGAAGACCTCATTGATTGGGACCGGAGGGTGAGGGAAGGTGCCGGTATCAAGGAGGTTGAGTACTGCGTAGAGCCCAAGTTCGATGGGGCCAGTATTTCACTGATCTATGACGACGACCTGCTGGCAAGGGGCGCTACCAGGGGCGATGGTGTGCAGGGGGATGATATCACCACCAATATCCGACAGATCCGTTCCGTTCCGCTATCAGCAAGGTTTTCGGACTATGGCATCCAACAAATTGAGATCAGGGGTGAAGTGTTGTTGAGTAAGAAGCATTTCAAGGCCTTCAACGAAAAACTGGCCGAGCAAAACCTTCCGCCACTGGCCAATCCACGGAACGCGGCCTCCGGTTCCCTGCGCATCAAGGACCCGGAAGAAGTGAGGAGGCGTAACCTGGAAGCCTTTCTTTACCACGTCAGCTACCATACAGATTCAGGTAAACCGCATCATGCGCTGGACACCCATGCAGGAACCCTGAAAATGCTTTGGGACCTGGGTTTCCGCAGCCCCGAAAAAGAGAAGAAGATCTTCAGGGGAATCGAAGGAGTGATTGACTACTGCCTGCGGTTCGAGGCCGAACGCGATGACCTGCCTTACGAGATAGATGGCATGGTGATCAAGGTGAATGATATAGCCCTGCAGGAAAAGCTGGGCATGACCACCCACCACCCCCGCTGGGCCATCGCCTTCAAGTTCAAGGCCAGGCAGGCTACCAGCAAGTTGAGGGCTGTTGAATTCCAGGTGGGCAGGACAGGGTCCATCACACCGGTGGCCAAGATAGATCCTGTACCCATTGGCGGGGTTACCGTATCCTCGGTTTCCCTCTTCAATGAGGATGTCATCAGGGAAAAGGACCTGATGATCGGTGACCAGGTATTGGTGGAGCGGGCAGGTGATGTGATCCCTTACATCGTGAAATCAATAGCCGAAGCCCGTAACGGTCATGAACACCCGATACAGTTCCCCCATAAATGCCCTGTATGCCATACCCAGCTGTACAAGGAAGAAGGGGAAGCCGTTTGGCGCTGTGTAAATATTGAGTGTCCGGCACAGGTAGTGGAGCGGATCATCCATTTTGTGAGCAAGGATGCCATGGACATCAATGGCTTCGGGGAAGCCAATGTGAGGAAGTTCTATGAACTGGGCTTTCTAACTGATATTCCCTCCATCTACCGCCTTCCCTTCGATATGATCAGGGGACTGGAAGGTTTTGGTGAGA is drawn from Flavihumibacter rivuli and contains these coding sequences:
- a CDS encoding SusE domain-containing protein, giving the protein MRKILLALLSTALIITSCKKYDFDKDGSGEGLDAFSLLTPASGAKLALNSATPNEKVTITWSAARPGLNTAPTYTWIAALRTGSIEQPILSIPSDNEGKDTKLTLTYKQIDDALKSKGVADAATADLQWTVIANNGDVEVRANEVNFIDITRFGDGVSPFAIYGPVSSNSTIEINPFSTTDSVKFVWQTSNSSSTSKPVTYTIEFIKPDGSFSAPVLASASNKNGIDTVRTWSYADFNEALIGAGFTDLGSPVALKWRVVAKSGTYSLPSLYVNDVVYLRELKFYLVGGSSPAGWEPARSVRFIQDTRDANYFYAYSYLSVDGFGFKILNQQEWPGGPLNAKDWGMKKGSPGDLAEQDEDNLSVPSSGYYRVMINMKDLKYWIEPAYGQMATVGSATPASWNPGAAFPSQALGTSVINRFVGIVDFVGGGEFKLIDFNNWPDGSLRGPHDFGLKSGTTNVLVEQGENNIPGPATAGKYRLAVNATDPKNITYTLEPFVQVMKIVGDGLADFPQWNPGGSPNMTYLGDGRWTLSIKLKAGKDFKFLAGNDWGAFDYEDNGGGTIKWEGGNNFKVPGNAGDADKIYTVTLDEYRGTVTLQ
- a CDS encoding DUF5004 domain-containing protein produces the protein MKKLSLIICAGLLLNMAACKPEKFGPIIDEESFLGNIPALTGDWVLVSAKQTDEEAGIKNSPYISKDITSDFPYSEFKLKLNSASNAPTDFTTTPGNSPKIIPFASGKWEVDNIAAPSQVHFIQGTDTLKAKFGSYPSAFSPSFKLKVDRVNAESGKVTMTYEYVFTKQ
- a CDS encoding SusC/RagA family TonB-linked outer membrane protein, giving the protein MSLKRLLLTIALPLLLLTMQQGVFAQVRTISGKVTDKDGTPLSGVSVIVKGTRAGVSTTADGSFSIQVPDNNAVLVFSSVGFTRQEMKVGEKNTITLTMQNDQSQMGEVVVIGYGTQRKREVTGSIAKVSSDKINSIPAPSFEAALQGRAAGVQVVQGSGLAGSGSVVRVRGINSISAGGDPLYVVDGIPITQDPFLRGNSGAMNQNPLASINPSDIESVEVLKDAAAAGIYGSRGANGVILVTTKRGKSGKPSFNYNNRIGISTYANRPKFANNEEWLALRQEAWQNDGNSGLAPLPAGITWDKAAQTNTDWWDLLTRDGFINEHNLSMNTGGKKMKAYVGATYSDNQSYIMGNSFTRYGLRVNLDYKFSDKFKAALTSGWNRGVNKRVPAAWSGGLGDAMSTALPIYPVYKEDGSYWLDGANPYARMVENTWINRDDRLLGGLVLEYTPIKNLTIKANGNIDYMIGMEDRFESAKIRNSTSGLGFARRSPIWTTNLNANLTANYRWDMNTDNSFNFLVGTEVQESYSKSYNTDFGRELNEPYYKNKSVWQDTRDSFAKNNLMDTTEFNAFTFNSFFGRINYSYKNKLFLQFTARIDGSSRFGSNNKYGFFPSAAIGYTLTEDEYFKNIDWLNFLKVRASAGIMGNSNIPAGRYYTAYNGGSPYVGGQTYYLDRIGNPDLRWEKIFNFDAGIEFAVLNNRVTGELSYYNRSTTDVLLDAGLSPSTGFNNGWRNLDNSLIVNEGVELTLNAKIIKNKDFEWSVGGNISKNYNEVKDLGNLSADAISGGTNDTRIAVGYPVGTNYLVRFHGVDENDGLPIWVDINGKLTKTFSLNNRVPVGSVIPDYVGGFNTFFAYKGFELSGLFTYTIGGNIYDGSAKRQLGIVTDWNIRTDIADRWRNPGDVATFPRLTMRPDTYYGLSSEWQYNSTLFLYDASFLRMRELTLAYNLPATLLSRIKINRARFFVTGMNLLTWSKYPGGDPEIARDFENPQDRNLSPNVTYLTPPQQKSVTFGLNITF
- a CDS encoding NUDIX hydrolase; translation: MKNISRFSHFGELSDKDYFRIALSVDCVILGFEDNELKVLVIKCNIKEFKGKWSLLGDLVKPNEDIDSASYRILKERTGLDDVYLEQVHTFGKVDRHPAGRVITTAYFSLVNIKDYQLKLSDNELHWHPVKDITEMAFDHKGILDTCLERLREKVLDHPVVFNLLPKKFSLRELQSLYEAILNTKLDRRNFRKKFFMMDWLVDLDELEQDVPHRPGKLYKFNAAKFGKKAKKVS
- a CDS encoding alpha-amylase family glycosyl hydrolase, whose product is MRKLGLLLFACLLFLLGQAQLITVSPAFPTESDEITIVFDASKGNKGLFNFGGDVYIHTGVITDRSTGPGDWKYVKQNWNTNNPNDRLRSLGNNKYEYKISGVRAYYGVPAGEAIRKIAFVFRSYNPGGAALEGKCSDLSVDQGNMYWTIYPAGANAIRFTSPESEPRFNPYVLPITASVGSNIALSAVSSKSAALALKLNGTELQASANATSIQANAAIAAPGEQVFVANANDGSTIAGDTFKIFIAPSNTVLPLPAGVKEGINYEQGDTSAILVLYAPNKDRVNLLGDFNDWRESASFQMNKTPDGKHYWFRLTGLAPGVEYGFQYLVNGDLRIGDPYTEKVLDPFNDQFIPASTYPNLKPYPAGKTTGIVSVLQTRQEAYNWQVNSFQRPDKRSLIIYEVLLRDFIEKHDWKTMKDSIGYFKSLGVNAIHVMPFNEFEGNLSWGYNPSYYFAPDKYYGNKNSLKAFVDECHKNGIAVIMDMVLNHSFGQSPMVQLYWDKNLNRPTAESPWYNPIAKHAFNVGYDMNHESADTKRFFSRVVEFWLQEYKLDGFRFDLSKGFTQNNTCDINGNNCNVDNWSAYDASRVRIWKAYYDTLQLKSNGSYVILEHLGVNQEEKELSDYGMMLWGNMNYNFTEAAKGAVGNSNFQWALHTLRGWNQPHLISYMESHDEERSMVKCENEGLSAAGYNIRDEATALKRNEMAAAFLLGMPGPKLIWQFGELGYDYSINYCSNGTVNNDCRTDAKPIRWDYYTQPNRIRVREVYKTMLGLRNHPFYKALFMSDRVTPDLSGAVKILKLSTDTSNLLIIGNFGLGSTSAAVTFQHSGTWFELLTGNTISATGAQQTIGLNAGEYRVYVDRNMNTSPPTPVIDLNNTTDIQLQVIPNPLVANSQLKFAIPESGQVVMRLFDMSGRLLEERGLGFRAKGIHNASLGAATISRLKQGTYLLQLQVNGHRKVLKLLVP